The DNA region TTTAACAACATTGATGATAGCTTGCAGTCAAAATTATACTGAAATAGTGAGAATATTACTTGAAAACGGCTATGACCCTAATTATAAAAATCAAAGAGGAGAAACAGCGTTTATATATTATATTTCTATAGAAAACAACCCTAGTATAGAAATAATAAAATTATTATTAGAATATGGTGCAGATATAAATGCTCAAAATAGCAAAGGCTCTACGGCATTGATGCTTGCTTCTTACGATGAAGAAAAAAAAGATTTTATGAGGACTTTATTAGAAAACGGTGCTGATACGGAATTAACAAATAATTATAATGGGAATACCGCCTTGCTTAATGCATGTGAACGAAGAAATATTGAAGGAGTTAAACTTCTTCTTGAATATAATGCTAATATAAATGTGCAAGATAAATTTAAAAAGACTCCTTTAATATTAGCCTGTGATGCTGATTCTTATGATATAGTAAAAATATTGTTGGAGCATAATGCCGACATAAATTTATCAGACCATAGAAAAGAAACGCCTCTAATGTATGCAGTAGAAGAAAAAAATAGAGATATTGTTGAACTTCTTCTTAAATATAAACCTGATTTAACATTAAAAAATGAATCTTCAAAAACTGCATTAGATATTGCATATAAAAGAAATAATTATGTAAAAGAAATAGCAGATTTAATAAAAGAAGCTTCCTCTAGAGAGATACAATTTTTATATGCTGCTGCTGAAAATAATATTGATAAAGTTTTAAAATATATTGCTGAAGGAATTGATATTAATAATACAATAGATGAATCAGATGATTCAATAGGTTCTAATGCTTTGATTTTAGCTTCAGAGTTTCATCATAAAGAAATAATAAAAATATTATTAGAGAATAATGCTGATGTTAATTTTAAAAATTATTTAAATAAAACAGCTTTAGAATATGTTGCTAGTAATGATGATAATTTTGATATAGCTTTAGAGTTTATAAAAAGGGGAGCTGATGTAAATGCTTTAGATAATGAAAATGCTACACCTTTAATGTATGCTGCTTCCCACAATGCTAAAAAAATATTAAACTTATTAATAGAGCATAATGCTGATATTAATATTCAAACTAAATCAGGCTACACTGCTTTAATTCTTGCGGCTATGCATAATCATATTAATATAGTAAAAATTTTAATAGAAAATAAAGCTGATGTATTTGCAAGAGATGGTTATGGAAGAAGATGTTCATATTATGCAGATGAAAATTGGAATGATGAGATGTATAAAATTTTTAGTAAATATCATGATGATGAATATAAAAAAAATACTCAATTTATTTTTGATGTTTTATATTCCAAAACTGATGAAATAAATAAATATATATCTGAAGGCGGAGATGTTAACTTTCAAGATGATAGGGGACTTACAGCTTTAACTGTTGTAGAAAAGAGAGAGATTGCAAAGATATTATTAGATAATAATGCAGATATTAATAAAAAAGGAAGGGACGGATATACTCCATTAATGATGGCTGTAAGGAGAGATAATATTAATCTTCTAGAATTTTTTATAGAAAATAATGCTGATCTTGATATGTATGATCCTGAAGGAAATACTGCATTAATTGTAGCTGCTAAAAATCACAAAAATGATATATTTGAGCTTTTATTAAAAAACGGAGCAGACCCATCTATAAATAATGAAGATTTAAAATTCTATATAGAGTTTGAGGATGAAATGCAAAATATATTAGAAAAATACAGTAAGTAGTTTTTTATAGTAGTTAAAAATTATTTTGTAAATATGTAATTTACTTATATCTTACTAAATTACATAGTATAGCGTTTTATAAAATAATTTTTTTAAAAAAATTTTAATTTAGCTTTTGACTTTATTTCTAATAACAGTTATCATCTAAGCCTAACGGTTTTAATTTTATATAGGGGTTTATTTATGAAAAATTTATTAATGGTGAAATTTATAGCACCTATTATAATATTTTTATTACTATTATTTGTAGCAATTTTTATTATTTATAAACCCTTGTATAGGGAAAGATTCTTAAATGAGAGATATTTAGAATTATTAGAAGACAAAAACAAGAACGAAAGTTATGTTGATGAATTAAAAAATACCATATATGTTATGGGAGCCTATTTAGAATCTAATCCTAGTTTAGTTGAGGTTGGAAATTTCTTAACCAATGTTCAGAAGCTTGATTCAGGTTATTTAAATCTTTATTTTGGAGATACTGTTCCTTATTCCAGAGGAGGTATTTTTATAAATTCATTAGAACCTTTTCCAACAACATATGACCAAACTTCAAGAGATTGGTATAGAGCTGCTGTAGCTACTAATGATATAATGATAAGCAATCCTTATATTGATTATGTATCTAAAAATCTTACTGTAACATTTTCAAAGGCGGTTTATACTAATAACTCATTAAAAGGCGTATGTGCTATAGATTTTGATAATATAAACGGTATAGCAGAAAGTTTAAAAAAGAATTATAAAGAAGAGGTTTATATTGTTTCTGAGAATGGTATTTTTATGACTCATACCAATGATAATTATATATTAAATGAAACAAATAATTTATTTACTTATAAAACGTTTGCTAATTTTAGCGGCAATTTATTATCGCATGTTGGTGATTTGAATATTGTAAAAGATGAATGGTATTCTATTCAAAAAGTAGATAATGCTCCTTGGTTATTAGTATTTAGAGGAAGTGCTAAGCCGTTTTATTCACAATTTAATTTTTTAATGCTTTCTTTATTTTTATGTATAGTTCTCCTTATAATTTTGGAATGTTTATTAGTAGCAAAAATAGTAATACCTTTATCTAATAATTTATACAGGGCTATTGATATAATGAAGCTTATGAAAGAGGGTAAGTTTGATAATAAATTTAATAAAAAAGATTTAGCAAGAAAAGATGTTGCAGGAGTTTTATCAAATTCTATTAATGATATGCAAAAACTAATGTATGAGATACTTTCTAAATTAAAAACTAATATATCTCTTATCAATGCTTCTTCTGAAGAAATATCAGGCGGAATTGATGATTTATCAAATAGAAGTTCATCTCAGGCTGCTGCTGTTGAGGAGATGACAAGCTCTATAGAAAATTTATTTACAGCTATATCAAATACTTCAAAGAGTTCATTTGAAGCTAAGAATATGAGTTCTAAGGTTACTGAGTCTACTCAACATGGAGTTGATGCTGTTAATGAAATATCTCATAATATGATGGAGATTTCTGAATCTAGTAAAGAGATTTCTAATATTACAAAATTAATACAATCAATAGCCTTTCAGACAAACATATTAGCACTAAATGCGGCAGTTGAAGCGGCTCGTGCAGGAGAGCAGGGAAGGGGATTTGCTGTTGTAGCTTCTGAGATTAGAGCGTTGGCACAAAATGTTAATGAGGCTGCTGGTAATATTACTAACATTATAGAAAAAACAGTTGCCAAAATAGAAATTGGAGATGAGTCAGTTAAATCATCTTTAGCGATACTTCTAGAGATAGAAAAATCGGCTAAAGAGGTTTCAGACATATTAGTTAATATATATGAAGCGGCTTCTGAAGAGGAAGATAGTGTAAGACAAATTAATGTTGCTATGAATGAATTAAATGAGATTACTCAGGAGAACTCAGAATTAGCAAACAAAAGCTCTATTTTAGGAAAAGAGATTGTAGATGGAGCTAATAATTTATCATCTGAACTAGAATATTTTAAAGTTAATACAGATGATTGATTATATTTAAAAAATATTGTTATGATTAAATTAAAGGACTTGTATATTTTGCAAGCCCTTTATTTATTTTTAATTTTCTCCAAAATGAAATCCCACGCTAATTAATGCACCAATAGAATGGTGCTGATTTATATTTCTTGAAGCAAATAGTTTTGACACATCATTTTTATTAAAAAACATATATTCGTAAAAAATATTAGCACCTACTACAAAAGCACGATTGTCATAAGTATATATTCTTCTCTCAACAGATAAATTAACGTATAATGATATAGGAACTTGATTAGGCTTTTCATTAATGTCATCTATGAAAGGTATAAATCTAGCTCCAGCAGAAATACCATAAACAGCAGATTGATTAGTATTAAGGGCATTGGGTAAAAATATAGGAGTTACTACAAATTTACAAGCTAAACCAGTATTGATACCCATTATATCCATTTGATTTATACTGTATTTATCACTTGGATTATTTTTTACAGATAAAGAACCAAAATTAATACCTGTATCAAATAACAAGTCTATACCTTTCAATTTTGTACCTATTGGAAAATTATATCCCAATTGTAAGTTTAAATCTCCTCTTCCTTCAAGTACACTTCCTGTTAAATCTGTAAAACTTCCAACAACTCCAAGTTTAGCAAGAAAATCTAATGTAAATGCTGCAAACAGATTATTTGAAATTATTATTACAGCTGCAATAATTGTAACTATTTTAGTTTTCATATGATATATCCTTATATTTTAGGTTTATGAATTAATTATCATATGAAATTATAATATCATATATAAAAAAACAATTGGTATTTTTATAAAAATATCAACTAAAGAAAATATAAAATAAAGGCATTATAAAACATACTATAAAAGCCCATGCTGCGTAAACATATATATAAAGCACATTCTTAGTGTCTCCTATAGTAATGTTTTTAATATCTTTTATATCTTCATTGTTTTTAAAAATATTTAAAATAGACTTGATATTAAAAAATGTTATAAAAACTAAATTGCCAAGCATAACTAAATTTGTGCCTACTAATGTTATCTTGTTTGGAGTAATTCCGTATTCTGCTAATCTATACAAAGAAGAAGTTAATACTAATATATCAAACAATATTGCTACTATAGGAAGAACAATATATAAAGCCTTAGTAAATATACTTGATTTATAATCAGCCCTTACAAAGAACATATTTAATACAATTACAGCAAGCATAATATTATAAAGTACAAAAGTAACTCTATTATCATAAGGTCTTATATCAGGCATTAATAGAAGAAGCAAAAGTATAAATATAAATAATAAACTAAAAGGCATTAATATTCTTGATAAATATATAGAAATATTAGTTTTCATTTTTTTATAGACTATATATACCAAAAAAGGAAATATTGAACTTAAGAATGATATTGATAATACTATTAATTTTATTATAATCTCTTCATCTAAAATATTAAAAATATCTTTTATCAAAAATATAACTATCGTTGCAAATATTCCAAATACTGTTGATACTACACCTGCTATTAAACATGCAAATATTGATATATCCGCAGAAAATGTAAAAAACTCTGAAATAGTTTTAGAATTTAATACTTGAAATCCATTATATGATAAAGCTATTATTATAAAAAATATGATAACAGAAAATATATATTTAATATAATAAAACTGTGAATATAGTTCCATATTTTCAATAGTATTAATTACAGCAAAGAAAGTAGTGCTTAAATTGAGAATCGACACAAATAAAAAAGATAAAAATATTATAACAATATTTATTAAATTAAACTTTGAATTAATATTGAAAATCAAACTAAAACAGAAAAAATAAAATATATAAAAATAAAAACTATCTATAAAAAAAATATTAAAATTAGTAGTGGAATAAACATTATCAATTAATTTAGCAATATTTAAATAAGAATATATACTCATTGCTAATGATGCAATAAAACCTATAGCAATAATAATTAAATTTGCTATTAAATTATTTTCTAATATTTTTCTTATTTTAATGTTTATGTTATCTATATTATTTATTAATTTATTATTTTCTTGCATTTTTTAAAATCCTAAAATAAATATAGCTCATAATATGTATTAATGAAAATTGATTATAAATGAGGAAGAATAAAAGTCAATGAGAAATTATATTATATAATTTTAGTTATTAAAAAAAATATTTTTTGTTTTTTCATATTAATGCGATAATATAAAATATAGTTTATTGTAATAATTATTTTGTAATGTATAAAAAACATTGATTTTATTATAAAATACTATAAAATTAAAACATCTAAATTTTAAAGGGCGGTATATTTATGAAAGTAAGTAAATACATGGTTTCACCTTCTGTGCCAAAAGAGTTAGAACCATTGATGGAGATAACTAAAAACTTTTGGTGGGTTTGGAATCAGAAAGCAATTAATTTGTTGAGGAACATAGATATTGACAACTGGGATAAAAAAGACCATAATCCTATAAGACTTTTAGGGGAATCTTCACAAGAATGTTTCGATACTATGCTTCATGATGATGCAGCTATGATGAACTTAGCTGAAGTTTATGATGAGTTTAAGACATATATGAATCAAGAAACTTGGTATGATAGTTTAGATGATTCTCAAAAAACTAAAAATGAAAAGATTGCGTATTTTTCTTTTGAATATGGATTGCATGAATCTTTGCCGAATTATTCCGGCGGTTTAGGAATATTATCTGGAGACCATTTAAAGTCTGCTAGTGATTTAGGTTTGCCTTTTGTTGCTGTTGGACTTTTATATAGAAAAGGTTATTTTAGACAGTATTTAAATGCTGATGGTTGGCAGCAGGAATATGATATAGAAAATGACTTTTTTAATTTAGCATTAGAAAAGGTTTTAGATAAAAACGGCGAGACAATGAAAGTTGATGTTGATTTGCCTGGAAGAAAAGTTTATGCTCAAATTTGGAAGGCTAATGTTGGAAGAATAGAGCTTTATTATTTAGATGCTAATATAGAAGAAAATAGTGTAGAAGACAGAGATATTACAGCTCAGCTTTACGGCGGTAATTTAGAGACTAGAATACAGCAAGAGATACTTCTTGGTATTGGCGGTATTAAGGCATTAAACAAACTTGGTATTAAGCCTACTATTTATCATATGAATGAAGGACATAGTGCTTTTCTTTCTTTAGAGAGAATGAGACAGCTTATGGAAAATAATCATCTTGATAAGAATGCGGCAAGAGAGGTTGTTTATAGTTCTAACGTATTTACAACACATACACCTGTACCTGCTGGTAACGACGTATTTCCTATAGATATGGTACAGAAATATTTCAGCGAGTATGTTAAGCATATTGGCATGTCTATGGACGAGTTTTTAAGACTTGGAAGAATTAACCCTGATGACAATAAAGAAAATTTCTGTATGACAGTTTTGGCACTTAATTTATCTGCTGAAAATAACGGTGTAAGCTTGCTTCATGGTCATGTTTCAAGAGCTATGTGGAAAGATATATGGAAAGGAGTTCCAGAAGATGAGCTTCCTATTGATGCTATTACTAATGGTATTCATACATTAAGCTGGATTTCTTTTGATATGCAAAACTTATTAGATAGATATTTAGGTCCTCGTTGGAGAACTAAGCCTTTAGAGCATGAGGTTTGGGAAAGAGTACAAAGAATACCTGATGCTGAACTTTGGAAAACTCATGAGAGAAGAAAAGAGAGATTAATTGATTTCTGCAGAACTAGATTAAAATCTCAAATTACAAATAGAGGCTTTACAAAAAATGAAATAGAGCATGCTGACCAAATATTGTCGCCTGATGCTTTAACTATTGGTTTTGCAAGGAGATTTGCTACATATAAAAGAGGAACTTTATTATTTAGAGATTTAGATAGATTAAAGAAGATATTGAGCAATAAAGATAAACCAGTACAGATAATATTTGCTGGTAAGGCACACCCTCATGATAATGGCGGTAAAGAGCTTATTAGAGAGATATCTGAAATTTGCAGAAGAGAAGATTTTAGAGATCATATAGTATTTTTAGAAGACTATGATATTAATGTAGCAAGATATATGGTTCAGGGTGTAGATGTATGGCTTAATAACCCAAGAAGACCTTTAGAAGCTAGCGGTACAAGCGGTATGAAAGTTCCGCCTAATGGTGGTTTGAATTTCAGTGTATTAGATGGTTGGTGGGACGAAGCTTATGATGCTCAAAATGGTTGGGCTATTGGTAATAGAGAGCAGTATTCAGATTTAGAGTATCAAGATGATGTTGAAAGTAAAGCTATATATAATGTATTAGAAAATGAGATTATTCCTCTTTATTATAATAACAGAGGAAGAGATGATATACCTCGTGAATGGGTTGCTGCTATGAAATGGAGTATGCAAACTGTTTGTCCTGTGTTCTCTACAAATAGAATGGTTGCTGATTATTATAATAAGTTCTATAATAAAGCAAGCAAAAGATATTTGCATATGATTAAAAATGACTTTGAAAAGCCTAAAGCATTAAAAGAATGGAAACAAAATATATATGATAAATGGTCTAAGGTTTCTTTTGAAAATACTATTTCTGAGATGCCTTCAAGAAATTTAAAAGTTGGAAGCAAATTTGAAATAAAAACTATAGTAAATCTTGGAGATATAGCACCTGATTCTGTGAGAGTTGAGCTTTATTATGGTAAATTAAGCATGAAAGAAGAGATTATAGAGCCTTCTATAATTGAAATGAAACATTCTGCTGATTTAGGTAATGGAAGACATTCATTTAGCGGAGCTTTAGTATGTAACAATAGCGGACAGAGTGGTTTTGCTATAAGAATGTACCCATACAATAAAGATTTGAGTTACAAATTTGATATGAAGCTTATTATTTGGAGCTAATATTATTTTGATTTAGATATCAAAGGGTTTAACTTAAATAATTAAGTTGAGCCCTTTTTTATTTGTATATACTAAAGAATTGTATTTTGTTAAATCTATATTTTTTGCAAAAGTTATATTAGATTTTTACTGTAGCAAAAAGTTTTTAATATTATTATGGTTTCTTTATAAAATTAGATTTTTTATTTAGAAACTTATAAAATTATTAGTGTATATTAATTTATTATTTTTTATAAGGATAAAAATATGTTGGCTGTATTTGTTAATATGATTACTGTTTTTATTGGTTCTATTGTTGGAATAATATTTAAAAATAATTTATCAAAAAAATATGAGAGAGTTGTATTTATTTCTGCGGGTATAATATCTTTAACTATAGGTATTTCTATGGCTATTATTACTGAGCATATACTTATATTTGCTATATCTATTATGCTTGGAGGGCTTACGGGTACTATGCTTTCTATAGAAGAGAAAATTGAATCTTTTGGTAAAATCATAAAAAAGACTTTTTCATTTAAAGATAATGCATGGAATTTTAGTTTAGGTTTTTTAACATCATCAATACTTTTTTGTTCTGGTTCTATGGCGATAGTAGGTTCTTTTCAAGCAGGTACTAACGGCAATTATGATTTAATATTTACTAAGAGCGTGATAGACGGTTTTGTTGCTATATTTATGACAACAGTTTATGGCATAGGGGTGGCTTTTTCTGTGATTAGTATATTTGTTTATCAGGGAGCTTTAACTTTGCTTTCTTCTTTTTTAGAGCCCTATGTTTCTCAGACTATGCTTAATGAGGTTTCTGCTGTTGGAGGAGCTACTGTTATGATGATAGGACTTAATCTTCTTAATATCACAAAAATTAAAACGGGGGATTTTTTGCCTGCTTTGATTTATGCTATTTTTTTGGTGTTAGTTATACCATATATTTCTTTTTTATGATATAATTAAAATATTACCATTTTTTACTAGGATTATTTATGAATACTATTTTAAAAGATTATTTGGAATATGCTAAAGAAAAGTCAAATATAGATGAAGTTCAAGATACAAAATTAATTAAAAAAAATGAAAAGTTTTTAAAATTAAAAGAATTAGAGCATTCTGATGATATGCCTAAAATATGTAAAGAGCTTTCTCTTTCACTTAATGATATGGATATATTAAAATCTTTTAGTGCTTCTAATTTTATTGCACATTCATTTTATCATGATGATAATATTGATGAAGAGATTGGCAAAAGAATAATAGATTTATTTTATAAAAATATTTATTATGCTTGTAAATATATAAATGATGCTGCTTTGGCATACAATATAGATGAAGATGATTTAACAACTGATGATATAGATAATTTAGATATTGATATAATGTATAGAATAGATTATGAGGCACTTGCTGCTTTTACTGGTATTGATACTATGATACCTGCGATTATGACTTTAACATGCGGCAATCTTAATCTTCGTGAATATTTTAGAAGTTTAGAGCCTACTGAATATATAGAGTATATAGAAACTTATATTCCTAGTATGAGATATTTGCATGTTGGAATTGATGCTTCATTAAAAACAAAAATACTTGTACTTTCTCCAAAGGTTGAGAGAGGATTTTTTATTGAAACAGCTGACACTAATAATTGCTTTCATTTAATTACGCTTCTTGAAAATGAGATTTACAATAAAAAGTTATTAAAGAGATATGGAATAGATAATTTTGAGTTTAATGAGTTGGTTTATAAAGTGGCAAGAGGGGAGGAGTATTCTCAAGAGATTATTGAAACAACCGCTCATCAGCAATACTATACAATATATGCTTTACAAAGTGACGGTTCATACAAAATAGAAGATGATAATGGAGAGCTTGATTTGGATAATATTTTGCATAGCGATATTTCTCCGGAGGATATACCTCAAATTGAAGGCACTCCTATTATTATAATGGACAGTGAAGGCATGTGGACAAAACCTATAAAGTGGGATAATAGCTACTTTACAAAGCTACATCAAAAATTAAACCCATATGTTAATATATTAGACGAGATTACAGACGAAGAATACAAATCTTGGATAGAGAAGATAAAGAAGTTTAATTAATTTTTTAATATATCTAAAAAATTATATTTTGTTATAAAGGTTTTTATTTTATTAAACTTTTTCCCGCCTTTGCACCCATACCTAAAGGTACCTTGTCTACGGCAAAAGAAGTGGGGTGCTACTAAGTACGCACAGCGGTGGGCAAAGCCCTGCAAAATAATTAAAATTAAAAAACTAGATTTTGAGCAAATATAAAATTTTAAGTATATACTAAAATAATTTTTAGTTGCTATATATAAAATTTAATTAATAAGATTCTTTACTTCGTCCCAGCTTAGTTTATTAATATCGCCCATTGAATCGCCTACTACTGTATCTATAAGCACTCTTTTTTTGTTTTGAAGCTCTAAAATCTTCTCTTCTATTGTTCCTCTCGTTACTAGTTTATAATTTGTTACCACTCTTTTTTGTCCTATTCTATATGCTCTGTCGGTTGCTTGGTCTTCAACTGCAGGATTCCACCATAAATCATAATGTATAACAGTGTCTGCCTGTGTGAGTGTGAGTCCTGTGCCTGCTGCTTTTAGGCTAAGTAAAAATATAGGAGCTTCTCCTGCATTAAATCTATGTACTAAATCCATTCTGTTTTTTGTGGTGCCGTCCAAATAAAGATAATTTATATTGAGCTTGTTAAACGCATCTCTCATAATATTAAGCATTCTTGTGAAAGAACTAAATACCAACACACTATGCCCGCCTGATATAGCCTCTCTAATCATCTCTATAAACATATTAAACTTACCGCTTGTATGACTATCACCTCTTAAATCTTGATGCATAAGTCTTGGGTGGCAGCAAACTTGTCTTAGCCTTGTGAGTGCTGAAAATATTTCTATATGCGACTGTGCAAAACCTTTTCTTTTTACTGTTTCAAATATCTCTATTCTTGCAGCTTCAAGTATTGACATATAAAGCTCTTTTTGGTCTTTAGTTAAATCGCAGTAATTTACAACAGTGTGTTTTGGAGGCAAATCTTTAAGTACATCTGTTTTAAGTCTTCTTAATATAAAAGGTGCTATTCTTGTTTTGAGATTATCCAAAGCCTCATTTGATGTTTCTAAGCCAGATAAAATAGGAGCTTCATAATCTTCAATAAAGTCTTTATGCTTGCCCAAAAAGCCCGGCATTAAAAAATCAAACATAGACCACATTTCGCTTATACTGTTTTCTATAGGCGTACCGCTTAATGCGAGCCTTTTTAATGATTTTAAGCTTTTTACTGTTTTTGCATTTTGTGTGTTGGCGTTTTTTATATGCTGTGCTTCGTCGAGTATCACATAATTAAACTCGTTTTCGCTAAGTGCTTTTACATCTCTTCTTAAAGTAGAGTAGGATATTATAGCTACATCATAATTGCTTACAGCCCTAATCTTTTTCATTCTTGATTTTAAGCTTCCTGTTAAAACTATTGCTTCAAGAGATGGGGCAAACTTTTTTATTTCATAATACCAATTGGCAACGCATGAAGTTGGTGCTATTATTAAAGAAGTGAGTTTCTCCCCGTTTTCTTTTTCCTTTAAGATTGTAGCTATAGTCTGAAAACTTTTTCCAAGACCCATATCGTCTGCAAGTATGCCGTTTAATGACATGTCCGCAAGTTTTCTAAGCCATTTATACCCTATAAGCTGATAATTTCTAAACTCTCCTATTATGTTTTTTGGAGGCTCTTCATCATAATCAACTCTTTTTATATTTGATATTGTCTCTATTGCACTGTCATCTAAATCTAATTCTATACCGCTATGTTTTTCAAGCATATCAGCAAAGTATGGAGCACTAAACATTGGAAGCAAATATCTATTATCTTCATCATTTTCTATAGGGTTATCTTTAAGCATTTTTGCTATATAATCAATAACCTCTAAATCTATCGGCACAAATGAACCGTTTTGAAGCCTTATATATTCTTTGTTTTCTACTTTTACAGCTTTTATAATATCTGA from Brachyspira pilosicoli P43/6/78 includes:
- a CDS encoding DEAD/DEAH box helicase, which codes for MAEKLKKKDIKENNEKSDTLLDYSNNEEDNTTFNIKDVKIINDERQNWLYYTRAPLMDNYRDNLYREYFSISVLLSLRGEGNEKSLGLSLKLIDIEKKKQLRIVELESFLFSCVTGDKQKIEDEEYRIELEDFGRGEAKLIRFLNNLYADALQNQENGKLWFKDYNAYQCLTMLKEVANIRLESKVITFSDEVLNIIIETYYNENKDLVLDINIKDVELNKVYTFGENCDYILYKDIFYETNPSYPKIKKHIFKKPITVNRAYIKDFCSRVLPNLKKDFHIELPENIKENEILAFPAQALLFLDYDGSNVFSTIKFKYGSFTVDPYTNKFTSSNMFDNEVNEIYRDKEKEEYFCNTLSKYLDKVGDYTFASSDDEKIFYLCYKILPMLQDKGWTCFYSESFKSLKLNVKPLKMKVSLTKDINFFEINFSFEGVKEIHDLSDIIKAVKVENKEYIRLQNGSFVPIDLEVIDYIAKMLKDNPIENDEDNRYLLPMFSAPYFADMLEKHSGIELDLDDSAIETISNIKRVDYDEEPPKNIIGEFRNYQLIGYKWLRKLADMSLNGILADDMGLGKSFQTIATILKEKENGEKLTSLIIAPTSCVANWYYEIKKFAPSLEAIVLTGSLKSRMKKIRAVSNYDVAIISYSTLRRDVKALSENEFNYVILDEAQHIKNANTQNAKTVKSLKSLKRLALSGTPIENSISEMWSMFDFLMPGFLGKHKDFIEDYEAPILSGLETSNEALDNLKTRIAPFILRRLKTDVLKDLPPKHTVVNYCDLTKDQKELYMSILEAARIEIFETVKRKGFAQSHIEIFSALTRLRQVCCHPRLMHQDLRGDSHTSGKFNMFIEMIREAISGGHSVLVFSSFTRMLNIMRDAFNKLNINYLYLDGTTKNRMDLVHRFNAGEAPIFLLSLKAAGTGLTLTQADTVIHYDLWWNPAVEDQATDRAYRIGQKRVVTNYKLVTRGTIEEKILELQNKKRVLIDTVVGDSMGDINKLSWDEVKNLIN